The proteins below come from a single Metarhizium brunneum chromosome 1, complete sequence genomic window:
- the gna-2_0 gene encoding Guanine nucleotide-binding protein alpha-2 subunit: protein MDRIWGDGYVPNDQDLLRSRLRTTGITESVFDLGQLTYRMFDVGGQRSERKKWIHCFENVHCLLFLVAISGYDQCLVEDKDGNQMNEALMLWESIANSHWFTKSAMILFLNKMDLFKEKLPKSPISKYGFTDYHGPEDDYKAASKYFLDKFRALSRNPEKEIYGHFTNATDTNLLKITMGSVQDMIIQRNLKQLIL, encoded by the exons ATGGATCGCATATGGGGCGATGGATACGTACCAAACGATCAGGATCTTCTTCGCTCACGACTCAGAACCACAGGCATTACTGAAAGTGTCTTTGATCTCGGTCAGTTAACGTATCGAATGTTCGACGTCGGTGGTCAGCGATCAGAGCGGAAGAAATGGATTCATTGCTTCGAGAATGTCCATTGCCTGCTTTTCTTGGTCGCCATCAGTGGCTACGACCAGTGTCTCGTAGAAGACAAGGACGGT AATCAAATGAATGAAGCATTGATGCTATGGGAATCCATTGCCAACTCTCATTGGTTCACCAAGTCAGCCATGATCCTCTTCCTGAACAAGATGGACTTGTTCAAGGAGAAGTTACCAAAGAGCCCCATCAGCAAATATGGATTTACCGACTACCACGGCCCTGAGGATGACTACAAGGCCGCGAGCAAATACTTTTTGGATAAATTCCGAGCCCTCAGTCGAAACCCTGAGAAGGAAATCTACGGCCATTTCACCAATGCCACCGACACCAATTTGCTCAAGATTACCATGGGCTCCGTGCAAGACATGATTATTCAACGTAATCTGAAGCAATTGATATTGTGA
- the gna-2_1 gene encoding Guanine nucleotide-binding protein alpha-2 subunit, which produces MCFGGRDKNNGEAARSRELDRMIRQDEKRMQKEVKLLLLGAGESGKSTILKQMKLIYSQGFNKNERLEWKPVVFSNIIQSFRTISEAMTELNYHFDNPDNEKHMAHILVEHEISPEDKLPQDYLGPIKALWKDGGVKKAIAKGNEYALHDNLA; this is translated from the exons ATGTGTTTCGGGGGGCGGGATAAGAACAATGGCGAGGCAGCTCGCTCACGCGAACTCGACCGCATGATCCGCCAAGACGAGAAGCGCATGCAGAAAGAAgtcaagctgctgcttctAG GCGCTGGAGAGTCTGGGAAATCGACCATCTTGAAGCAGATGAAGCTCATATACTCGCAAGGTTTCAACAAGAATGAACGCTTGGAGTGGAAACCCGTCGTCTTCAGCAACATCATTCAGTCGTTCCGCACGATATCTGAAGCCATGACCGAGTTGAATTATCACTTTGACAACCCAGACAATGAG AAACACATGGCTCATATTCTTGTAGAACATGAAATCAGTCCAGAGGACAAGCTTCCACAAGATTATTTGGGACCCATCAAGGCCTTATGGAAGGACGGTGGAGTGAAAAAGGCAATTGCCAAAGGCAACGAATATGCGCTGCACGACAACTTGGCCTAG
- the spe-3 gene encoding Spermidine synthase, with the protein MSEIVHPTIKDGWFREISDMWPGQAMTLKVDKVLHHEKSQYQDVLIFKSTDYGTVLVLDNVIQATERDEFSYQEMITHLAMNSHPNPKKVLVIGGGDGGVLREVVKHDCVEEATLCDIDEAVIRLSKQYLPKMAEGFKHPKSKVHVGDGFKFLDDYKNCFDVIITDSSDPEGPAESLFKKPYFQLLHDALRDGGVITTQGSENQWLHLPLITQLKKDCKEIFPVAEYAYTTIPTYPSGQIGFMVCCKDANRNVRVPLRQWTPEEEEAKCRYYNAEIHKASFILPTFAKKALE; encoded by the exons ATGTCTGAGATTGTTCATCCCACCATTAAAG ATGGTTGGTTCCGAGAAATTTCGGACATGTGGCCTG GCCAGGCCATGACCCTCAAGGTTGACAAGGTCTTGCACCACGAGAAGAGCCAGTATCAGGAtgtcctcatcttcaagTCGACCGATTACGGCACTGTTCTGGTCTTGGACAATGTTATCCAGGCCACCGAGCGCGACGAGTTCTCCTACCAAGAGATGATCACCCACCTCGCCATGAACTCCCACCCCAACCCCAAGAAGGTCCTGGTCATTggcggtggcgatggcggcgttCTCCGTGAGGTTGTCAAGCACGACTGCGTCGAGGAGGCTACCCTGTgcgacattgacgag GCCGTTATCCGGCTTTCCAAGCAGTACCTCCCCAAGATGGCCGAAGGCTTCAAGCaccccaagtccaaggtccacgttggcgacggcttcAAGTTCCTCGACGACTACAAAAACTGCTTCGatgtcatcatcaccgaTTCCTCCGACCCCGAGGGCCCCGCCGAGAGCCTATTCAAGAAACCATACttccagcttctccatgaTGCCTTGCGCGATGGCGGCGTCATTACTACCCAAGGTT CCGAGAACCAGTGGCTTCACCTGCCCCTCATCACGCAGCTCAAAAAGGACTGCAAGGAGATATTCCCCGTTGCCGAATACGCTTACACCACCATCCCTACCTACCCCTCTGGACAGATTGGCTTCATGGTCTGCTGCAAAGATGCCAACCGCAATGTCCGCGTTCCTCTCCGCCAGTGGACTcctgaggaggaggaggccaagtGCCGCTACTACAATGCTGAGATCCACAAGGCCAGCTTCATCCTGCCCAcctttgccaagaaggcTCTGGAGTAA
- the HYDSE gene encoding Hydrolase: MSSSVLKKPVKLACIQLASGTDKAANLKHAASQVAHAASRGSNIVVLPECFNSPYGCQYFPDYAETLLPSPPAPEQAPSYHALSAMAADNKVYLVGGSIPEFSPDTKKYYNTSLVFGPDGALLGSHRKVHLFDIDIPGKITFRESDVLSPGDKVTLVDLPEYGTVAVAICYDVRFPELAMIAARRGAFALIYPGAFNLTTGPLHWKLLAQGRAVDNQIYVAMCSPARDMSATYNAWGHSMIVDPMATVVAEAEETETIVEAELDGGVLGEARKNIPLGSQRRFDVYADVSASGGGV, from the coding sequence ATGTCGTCATCCGTGCTCAAAAAGCCCGTCAAGCTGGCCTGCATCCAGCTCGCCTCGGGCACCGACAAAGCAGCCAACCTAAAACACGCCGCCTCGCAGgtcgcccacgccgcctcGCGAGGATCCAACATTGTCGTTCTCCCAGAGTGCTTCAACTCGCCCTACGGGTGCCAGTACTTCCCCGACTACGCAGAGACCCTGctcccgtcgccgccagcccCCGAGCAGGCCCCGTCCTACCACGCCctgtccgccatggccgccgacaACAAGGTCTACCTCGTCGGGGGCTCGATCCCCGAATTCAGCCCCGACACCAAAAAGTACTACAACACGAGCCTGGTCTTCGGCCCGGACGGCGCCCTGCTGGGCTCCCACCGAAAAGTGCACCTCTTCGACATCGACATCCCCGGCAAGATCACCTTTCGCGAGTCGGACGTCCTGAGCCCCGGGGACAAGGTCACGCTGGTCGACTTGCCCGAGTACGGcaccgtggccgtggccatctGCTACGACGTGCGGTTCCCGGAGCTGGCCATGATTGCGGCGAGAAGGGGCGCCTTTGCGCTGATTTACCCGGGGGCGTTCAACTTGACCACCGGCCCGCTGCATTGGAAGCTTCTGGCGCAGGGGAGGGCGGTGGATAACCAGATCTACGTGGCGATGTGTAGTCCCGCCAGAGACATGAGCGCCACGTACAACGCTTGGGGCCATAGCATGATTGTCGATCCCATGGCGACGGTAGTCGCGGAGGCTGAGGAGACGGAGACGATTGTCGAGGCGGAGCTTGATGGTGGCGTGCTCGGCGAGGCGAGGAAAAATATTCCGCTGGGCTCGCAGAGGAGGTTTGACGTTTACGCCGACGTGAGTGCTTCGGGGGGTGGGGTTTGA
- the PHYHD1 gene encoding Phytanoyl-CoA dioxygenase domain-containing protein 1 produces MTAPGLTAEQLASFQQNGYLIIRDALAPSTVKSLLDETHALLTSFSLKDHPLTRFSTGETTDHVGDEYFLTSGDKIRFFFEEDAFDAAGTLTKPPAKAINKIGHGLHALSRPFARLIDDGPALRHAGELSPADVARSLGYRDPRCLQSMVICKQPEIGAAVPPHQDSTFLYTDPPSATGFWYALEDATLENGCLSFLPGSQRWAPVGKRLVRKAGGVGTEMVDNEGTRFPDGGEHGREPSAGAEAGEYVPGEVRAGDLVLIHGNLLHKSERNTSLKGRIIYTFHIIEAEGTEYDERNWLQPPEAGFTKLYS; encoded by the coding sequence atgacGGCCCCCGGCCTCACCGCGGAACAACTCGCATCCTTCCAGCAGAACGGCTACCTCATCATCCGCGACGCCCTcgcgccgtcgacggtcAAGTCCCTCCTCGACGAGACACACGCCCTCCTCACCAGCTTCTCCCTCAAGGACCACCCGCTCACGCGCTTCTCCACGGGCGAAACGACGGACCACGTCGGCGACGAGTACTTCCTCACGTCGGGCGACAAGAtccgcttcttcttcgagGAGGACGCcttcgacgccgccggcacccTGACCAAGCcgccggccaaggccatcaacaAGATCGGCCACGGCCTGCACGCCCTCTCCCGGCCCTTTGCTCGCCtcatcgacgacggcccTGCGCTCCGCCACGCCGGCGAGCTCAGCCCCGCCGACGTCGCCCGCTCCCTGGGCTACCGGGACCCCCGGTGCCTCCAGAGCATGGTCATCTGCAAGCAGCCCGAGATTGGGGCTGCCGTGCCGCCGCACCAGGACTCGACCTTTCTGTACACGGACCCCCCCAGCGCCACGGGCTTCTGGTACGCGCTCGAGGACGCGACCCTGGAGAACGGCTGCCTGAGCTTCCTGCCCGGGTCGCAGCGCTGGGCGCCCGTCGGGAAGAGACTGGTGCGGAAGGCGGGCGGCGTCGGCACCGAGATGGTCGACAACGAGGGGACGAGGTTTCCCGACGGGGGCGAGCACGGCCGGGAGCCGTCGGCCGGCGCGGAGGCGGGGGAGTATGTGCCCGGCGAGGTCAGGGCCGGCGACTTGGTCTTGATTCACGGCAACTTGTTGCACAAGAGTGAGAGGAATACCAGCTTGAAGGGGAGGATCATTTATACGTTTCACATCATCGAGGCCGAGGGGACCGAGTACGATGAGAGAAACTGGCTGCAGCCGCCAGAGGCGGGCTTTACGAAATTGTATTCATAG
- the Psma6 gene encoding Proteasome subunit alpha type-6, with protein sequence MSASAYDRHITIFSDNGRLYQVEYAFKAITAANIMSVGVRGKDCAVVLSQKKVPDKLIDPTSVSHIFQISPSVGCVITGSIADARAFAQRAQGEAAEFRYKFGYEMPADVLAKRLANISQVYTQRAYMRPYGVATTIISLDSEFGPQLYKCDPAGYYIGYKGTAAGPKQQEALNHLEKKLRNKDCAEGTWEDVVELAITTLSTVLSMDFKKGEIEIGICGGPRTDGKEGTNAAFRMLTEDEIDERLQAIAEKD encoded by the exons ATGTCTG CCAGCGCCTATGACCGACACATTACCATCTTCTCCGACAATGGTCGACTATACCAAGTCG AATATGCCTTCAAGGCCATCACCGCAGCGAACATCATGTCAGTAGGCGTCCGAGGAAAGGATTGCGCTGTCGTGCTGTCGCAAAAGAAGGTGCCG GACAAGCTCATCGACCCCACGTCGGTCTCGCACATCTTCCAGATTTCTCCATCAGTCGGCTGCGTCATTACGGGCTCCATTGCCGACGCCAGGGCATTTGCCCAGAGAGCCCAGGGTGAGGCCGCTGAGTTCCGATACAAGTTTGGGTACGAGATGCCTGCCGATGTGCTTGCCAAGCGTTTGGCCAACATCAGCCAAGTATACACGCAGAGA GCATACATGCGTCCCTACGGTGTTGCTACAACCATCATTTCCCTCGATTCCGAGTTTGGCCCTCAGCTCTACAAGTGCGATCCTGCCGGATATTACATTGGATACAAGGGCACCGCAGCTGGTCCTAAGCAACAGGAGGCCTTGAATCACCTGGAGAAGAAACTGCGCAACAAGGATTGTGCCGAGGGCACGTGGGAGGATGTTGTGGAGCTGGCCATCACAACATTGAGCACAGTCCTGAGCATGGATTTCAAAAAGGGGGAGATTGAGATTGGCATCTGCGGCGGTCCTCGTACTGATGGAAAGGAGGGTACCAATGCGGCTTTCCGGATGCTCACCGAGGACGAGATTGACGAGAGACTACAAGCCATTGCGGAGAAGGATTAG